Sequence from the Enhydrobacter sp. genome:
CCATCGTCGAATAGTAGTTGTCCCAGTCGCCCTCGACGCCGAGTCGCTTGAACTCCTCGCGTTGCACCTCGATCCAGTGATCGGCGAAGGCGCGGCACTGGCGACGGAACTCACCAACCGGCACCTGATCCTTGTCCTGCTTCTTGGCGCGGTACTCCTCTTCGATCTTCCACTCGATGGGGAGACCATGGCAGTCCCATCCGGGAACATAGTGGCTGTCCTTGCCCAGCATCTGCTGGGTGCGCGCGACGAGATCCTTCAGAATCTTGTTGAGGGCGTGACCGATATGAAGGTGCCCATTGGCGTAAGGCGGTCCGTCATGAAGGATGAATTTGGGCCGCCCCTTGCTCTCCTTGCGCAATCGGTCGAAGAGCTTCATGTCTGCCCAGCGCCGCAGCAGCTCCGGCTCCTTCTTGGCCAGGCCGGCACGCATGGGAAAGTTGGTCTTGGGTAGAAATACGCTTGATTTGTAATCGGTTGTCACGAGCAACTCGATGGTAAGGGAGCGAATGAGCAGCCATCCCGGAGGACAGCGCAAGCAACGAGACGACCCCGGCCGCGATCAGCGGACCGGGCGGGTAATTCGCTCCTGGAAGCCCCCAGCAGGCATGGCGCCGGCAATCTATGGGCGGGGGTGCAGGGGGTCAAGGAGCCGAAATGTGCAGGCATTCTTGTCGCTGCTCATGGTTCTGCTGGTGCTCGGAACCGAAGCAGCAGCGCAGACCGTGCGCGACGCCAACGCCTCCTTCATCGACGTCGCGACACGGCGCGCGGAACTCAGGGACGCGGTCAGTCCCAGAGTGAAAGCCGCTCTTGCCGCGCTGCAACCCTGCCCCGGCCAGACGCCGGCGCCGCCTACGAGAAGCAATGGTGCGGCACCCCATTCCTACGTCGCCATGGAGGAGACGGTCTCGGCGGCTGCGACCCGATATGTCGCCACGGGCGATATCGGGGAAGCCCGGTGTGTGCTCGACGTCCTCGATTCCTGGGCCACGGCCGGTGCGTTGCTCGGTTATTCGCGCCGAGACAGTCTTCAGACGTGGTTCAACGTTCAGTGGGCAGCAACGAGCGCGGCGCTGTCGCTCTCCGTCGTCCGCTCGAGCCCGGCGCGTGATGACGCCAGACTCCTGGCCATGACGGAATGGCTGGTGCAGGTCGCAGAACATCAGCTCTCCCAGCTGCCGGACGAGCGGGAAGTTGCTGCACGCTGGATCAAGGACCACAATGCATATTGGCGTGGCCTCATGGCCGCGAGCATCGGCGTCATCGCCCGCAACGGCGAATTGTTCCGGCTCGGCCTGCGCACTTTCTCCGGCGCGATCGCCGGACTCGATGCCCGCAACACCTGGCCCTTCGCCGAAGGGGCCTCCCTGTACGAACACAATCTTGGCCTGCAGCCACTCATCCTGATTGCCGAACTGGCCGCGCGACAGGATGTCGATCTCTACTCCGTTCAAGTGAATGGGCGCTCGATTCACGATGCAGTGCGTACGGTCGTCGAGGATT
This genomic interval carries:
- a CDS encoding alginate lyase family protein, which codes for MQAFLSLLMVLLVLGTEAAAQTVRDANASFIDVATRRAELRDAVSPRVKAALAALQPCPGQTPAPPTRSNGAAPHSYVAMEETVSAAATRYVATGDIGEARCVLDVLDSWATAGALLGYSRRDSLQTWFNVQWAATSAALSLSVVRSSPARDDARLLAMTEWLVQVAEHQLSQLPDEREVAARWIKDHNAYWRGLMAASIGVIARNGELFRLGLRTFSGAIAGLDARNTWPFAEGASLYEHNLGLQPLILIAELAARQDVDLYSVQVNGRSIHDAVRTVVEDSRARETFKPGAGDLAWAEFYVRRFPESPARELLTAPQFNRRLGGGATVYVAPAR